A single window of Synechococcus sp. C9 DNA harbors:
- a CDS encoding RsmB/NOP family class I SAM-dependent RNA methyltransferase: MVTATPVPRFLAKLAAQLWTDNPQVQNDFINALQNPSPLAAAILWCRERPEPHPFPVLAPYAWQPDWVDCLPPDTHPGRHPYHAQGYYYCLDISSVFAGAVLGAIAIPEPVVVDVCAAPGGKALLAWRYLQPQVLLVNEPIGKRLGMLVSNLRRCRVAGVVVRQDSQHLAQHLGQTADVVVVDAPCSGQSLLAKGAKNPGCFHPRTIATNAKRQRRILANAVQLVKPGGYLAYMTCTYSPQENEENCRWLSANFPHLQAVAVPLLTPMQSHLAAFPCYRLWPQTGAGAGAFTCLWRKDTEGTGAELPWDWLEQVAVTRLA; encoded by the coding sequence ATGGTCACGGCTACCCCAGTCCCTCGGTTTTTGGCAAAACTAGCGGCACAACTCTGGACGGACAACCCCCAAGTGCAAAATGACTTTATAAACGCATTACAAAATCCATCCCCCCTGGCTGCGGCGATTCTCTGGTGCCGTGAGCGCCCGGAACCTCACCCTTTTCCCGTCTTAGCTCCCTATGCTTGGCAACCGGACTGGGTGGACTGCTTACCCCCCGATACCCATCCCGGTCGGCACCCATACCATGCCCAGGGGTACTACTATTGTCTGGACATTTCCTCCGTATTTGCCGGGGCAGTATTGGGGGCGATTGCCATCCCTGAGCCAGTGGTGGTGGATGTCTGTGCCGCTCCGGGGGGCAAGGCACTCTTGGCGTGGCGGTATCTCCAGCCCCAGGTGTTGTTGGTCAATGAGCCGATTGGCAAGCGGTTGGGGATGTTGGTCAGCAATCTGCGCCGGTGTCGGGTGGCGGGGGTGGTTGTGCGCCAGGACAGTCAACACCTCGCCCAACATTTAGGGCAAACCGCCGATGTGGTGGTGGTGGATGCGCCCTGCTCCGGTCAATCCCTGCTGGCAAAAGGGGCAAAAAATCCCGGTTGTTTCCACCCCCGTACCATTGCCACCAATGCCAAGCGCCAACGACGGATTCTGGCGAATGCGGTGCAATTGGTCAAACCGGGGGGCTATTTAGCCTACATGACCTGCACCTACAGTCCCCAGGAGAATGAGGAAAATTGCCGGTGGTTGTCGGCAAACTTTCCCCACTTGCAGGCGGTGGCGGTGCCGCTTTTGACCCCCATGCAATCCCATTTGGCGGCGTTTCCCTGTTATCGCCTGTGGCCACAAACGGGTGCCGGGGCGGGGGCATTTACCTGTCTTTGGCGAAAGGATACCGAGGGAACCGGGGCGGAACTTCCCTGGGATTGGCTCGAGCAGGTGGCGGTTACGCGTCTGGCATAG
- a CDS encoding TerB family tellurite resistance protein, with the protein MSATPSISPRQMNLLRVVAAMSWSDGELSPEESTLILDRFSQLFAQDEPQQAQLRQELQDYVTQNIPLEELVPKLQSDTEKFLVLQLGYAVIQASSRAPGEPLVNEDEKAAYRKLISLLQIPPEQVAALEAEMDAQLQHQNVVDAVVGQVNQYLQGHA; encoded by the coding sequence ATGAGTGCGACCCCCAGCATTTCCCCCCGGCAGATGAACCTCCTGCGGGTGGTGGCGGCCATGTCCTGGAGCGATGGGGAGCTTTCTCCCGAGGAAAGTACCCTGATCCTCGACCGATTTTCCCAATTATTTGCCCAGGATGAGCCACAACAGGCGCAACTTCGTCAGGAATTGCAGGATTACGTCACCCAGAATATTCCCCTGGAGGAACTTGTCCCCAAACTCCAGAGTGACACGGAAAAATTCCTGGTTTTGCAATTGGGTTATGCGGTCATCCAAGCCAGTAGCCGTGCCCCCGGCGAACCCCTGGTGAATGAGGATGAAAAAGCCGCCTATAGGAAATTAATTTCCCTTTTGCAGATTCCCCCGGAGCAAGTCGCCGCCCTGGAAGCGGAAATGGATGCCCAACTCCAGCACCAAAATGTGGTGGATGCGGTGGTGGGTCAGGTGAACCAATACCTTCAGGGTCATGCTTAA
- the dnaB gene encoding replicative DNA helicase: MLSDAPNRPRNAELGFSPHQLPPQNVAAEEAILGGILLDPEALSRITHLLKPEFFYIQSHQDIYRAALSLQMQGKPTDMTAVATWLQDQGLLEKVGGSAKLVQLVEQVVSAVNIDQYAALVADKYLRRQLIQAGQDILRLGYETSLPIEQVLDQAEQHIFAICQSQPRQELVSTAEMVSTIWQEIEQRSEDMLPPGITSGFYDLDALTQGFQRSDLIIVAGRPSMGKTSFCLNIARNIAATHRLPVALFSLEMSKEQLVYRLLASEARIESTRLRTGRIAEQEWPNLNQAISNLAQLPIFIDDSASATLMEIRSKSRRLQAEQGSLGLVLIDYLQLMDSGTNSDNRVLELSRMTRGLKTLARELQVPVIVLSQLSRGVEHRTNKRPMLSDLRESGSIEQDADVVIMLYRDEYYNPDTPERGVSEVIIAKHRNGPTGVAKMLFDSSFTQFRNMKH; encoded by the coding sequence ATGCTTTCGGATGCGCCCAACCGTCCTCGTAATGCGGAATTAGGTTTTTCACCCCATCAATTGCCCCCGCAAAATGTGGCGGCGGAGGAGGCGATCCTGGGGGGGATTTTGCTTGACCCGGAAGCCCTGAGTCGGATTACCCATCTCCTCAAACCGGAATTTTTTTACATCCAGTCCCACCAGGATATTTATCGGGCGGCTCTGAGTTTGCAGATGCAGGGGAAACCCACGGATATGACCGCCGTTGCTACCTGGTTGCAGGATCAGGGGTTGTTGGAAAAGGTGGGGGGATCGGCGAAATTGGTGCAGTTGGTGGAGCAGGTGGTCAGTGCGGTGAACATTGACCAATATGCCGCCCTGGTTGCGGATAAATATCTGCGTCGGCAGTTGATTCAGGCGGGGCAGGACATTCTCCGCTTGGGCTATGAAACCAGTTTGCCCATCGAGCAGGTGTTGGATCAGGCGGAACAGCATATTTTTGCCATCTGTCAAAGCCAGCCCCGGCAGGAACTGGTGTCCACCGCCGAAATGGTCAGCACCATCTGGCAGGAAATCGAGCAACGTTCTGAGGATATGTTGCCGCCGGGGATTACCAGCGGGTTCTACGACCTGGATGCCCTTACCCAAGGGTTTCAACGTTCGGATTTGATCATTGTGGCGGGTCGTCCTTCGATGGGGAAAACCTCATTTTGTCTGAATATCGCCCGCAACATTGCCGCCACCCACCGTCTGCCGGTTGCCCTATTTAGCCTGGAAATGTCCAAGGAACAGTTGGTGTACCGCCTGTTGGCGAGCGAAGCCCGCATTGAGAGCACCCGTCTGCGTACCGGGCGCATTGCCGAGCAGGAATGGCCGAACCTGAACCAAGCCATCAGCAATTTGGCGCAATTACCCATCTTTATTGATGATTCCGCCAGTGCCACCTTGATGGAAATTCGCTCCAAAAGTCGGCGTTTGCAGGCAGAACAGGGGAGTTTGGGGTTGGTTTTAATTGATTACCTGCAACTGATGGACAGTGGCACCAACAGCGACAACCGGGTGCTGGAATTGTCCCGCATGACCCGGGGCTTAAAAACCCTCGCCCGGGAATTGCAAGTGCCGGTGATCGTCCTGTCCCAGTTGAGCCGGGGGGTGGAACATCGCACCAACAAACGCCCGATGCTCTCGGATTTGCGGGAAAGTGGCAGTATCGAACAGGATGCGGACGTGGTGATCATGCTCTACCGGGATGAATATTACAACCCGGACACCCCCGAACGGGGCGTATCGGAAGTGATCATTGCCAAACACCGGAATGGGCCAACCGGGGTGGCCAAAATGTTATTTGATTCAAGTTTCACCCAGTTCCGCAATATGAAACATTAG
- a CDS encoding ATP-binding protein, whose translation MAWRLRWVVTVPFVVVTTLATGLVGYLSFRNGQQSVQVVAQGLQTEIAERVRRELDDFLDFAPKLVAFNADLARQNLIQTQPPKGELYLWRQMTLQPQLRVIYFGSATDGRFIGVRRRLEDNSLRLYFNTGLEFTLNNQGQRGMQHQVPAPAQRFDSRTRPWYQKALTQDSPVWSDVYVSFSTGRLAITAAQVVKTPQGKVLGATGADVELTRLSEFLSSLRIGRSGEAFIIDPAGLVVADSTGDEVSLLQNRERLKATESPHPLIRQAARWLAGQPQGKRPTPEPVRVDLGGSAHFLHAVPYQDPRGLDWLLVLVVPERDFLEQIYAGNTLTAFWCGVTLVIALGVGFFLSRQFSQPVQALVQATQAIARGERGRQVAVGGIWELAQLAHSFNQMSQQLADSFTQLETLNRELEDRVAQRTQQVQASERQFRTLTSNIPGMVFRSQRMDGYDFIYLSDPIERITGYPAREFLQGERQYWDLILPEDQDMVLTAILNSRVKNHTYEIEYRIQRADGQIGWVNERGQGAQDDTGEIRYRDGVIFDITQRKDFEQQLEEARQKAESANRAKSTFLANMSHELRTPLNAIIGFSQILNRDPHLTEKQRETVGTINRSGEHLLNLINDVLDMAKIEAGKLVLQPSSFDLHQMLKTIQDMLNVRAQAKNLRLIFELSPDLPQAIQTDENKLRQVLINLIGNAIKFTKEGGVSVVVKPLGRTERNCTLQFAVTDTGVGMTPEELGQLFQAFVQTDTSKKVSEGTGLGLAISRQFVQLMGGDITVTSEKGVGTTFSFTIQAELSSIESVAASTPKTVKSVAPGQPEYRLLIVDDKLENRQVLKALLASVGLSSREATNGQEAIEIWQAWQPHLIWMDLQMPVMNGMEATKYIRSHASEIPKPIIIALSASVFEEEKRHALASGFDDFVMKPYREATIFAKLEQFLGLKFIYETDRSQTATASPTSPALTQADLQVLPKDWLREFHRAAISLNNRKMNQLISQISADNGELATTLQRMVKQVQIEPLIALIEPLIA comes from the coding sequence GGGTTATTTATTTTGGCTCAGCCACCGATGGTCGGTTTATCGGCGTGCGTCGGCGTTTAGAGGACAATAGCCTGCGGTTGTATTTCAATACCGGGCTGGAGTTTACCCTCAATAACCAAGGGCAACGGGGGATGCAACACCAGGTTCCCGCTCCTGCCCAACGTTTTGATAGCCGCACCCGTCCCTGGTATCAAAAAGCCCTGACCCAGGACAGTCCGGTTTGGTCGGATGTGTACGTCTCCTTTAGCACGGGGCGGTTGGCGATTACGGCGGCGCAGGTGGTGAAAACCCCCCAGGGGAAGGTGTTGGGGGCAACGGGAGCCGATGTGGAACTCACCCGTTTGAGTGAATTTCTCAGCAGTCTCAGGATTGGTCGGAGCGGGGAAGCATTTATCATCGATCCGGCGGGCTTGGTGGTGGCGGATTCCACTGGCGATGAGGTGAGCTTACTACAGAATCGGGAGCGGCTGAAGGCAACGGAGAGTCCCCATCCCCTGATTCGGCAAGCCGCCCGTTGGTTAGCCGGGCAACCCCAGGGCAAGCGACCCACGCCGGAGCCAGTGCGGGTGGATTTGGGTGGGTCAGCCCATTTTCTCCATGCGGTGCCCTACCAGGACCCCAGGGGATTGGATTGGTTGCTGGTGCTGGTGGTGCCCGAGCGGGATTTCCTGGAACAGATTTACGCAGGCAATACCCTGACCGCCTTTTGGTGCGGGGTAACCCTGGTCATTGCCCTGGGGGTGGGGTTTTTTCTGAGCCGTCAATTTAGCCAACCGGTGCAGGCATTGGTGCAAGCCACCCAAGCCATCGCCCGGGGGGAGCGGGGACGGCAGGTAGCGGTGGGGGGGATTTGGGAGTTGGCGCAACTCGCCCACAGTTTTAACCAAATGTCCCAGCAACTGGCGGATTCCTTCACCCAACTGGAAACCCTGAACCGGGAACTGGAAGACCGGGTGGCACAGCGCACCCAACAGGTACAGGCGAGTGAGCGGCAGTTTCGCACCCTCACCAGCAACATTCCGGGGATGGTATTTCGTTCCCAACGCATGGACGGCTATGATTTCATTTATCTTTCGGACCCGATTGAGCGGATTACCGGTTATCCCGCCCGGGAATTTCTTCAGGGAGAGCGGCAGTATTGGGATTTGATTTTGCCAGAAGATCAAGACATGGTGTTAACTGCCATTTTGAACAGTCGGGTGAAAAATCATACTTACGAAATTGAATATCGGATTCAGCGGGCGGATGGTCAAATCGGTTGGGTCAATGAACGGGGACAGGGGGCGCAGGACGACACCGGCGAAATCCGTTATCGGGATGGGGTCATTTTTGACATTACCCAACGCAAAGACTTTGAACAGCAACTCGAAGAAGCTCGCCAAAAAGCGGAAAGTGCCAACCGTGCCAAAAGTACTTTTCTGGCGAATATGAGCCATGAATTACGCACCCCCTTAAATGCGATCATTGGGTTTAGCCAAATCCTCAACCGTGACCCCCACCTTACCGAAAAACAACGGGAAACCGTCGGCACCATCAACCGCAGTGGGGAGCATTTATTAAATTTAATCAATGACGTTTTAGATATGGCGAAAATCGAGGCGGGTAAACTCGTCCTCCAACCCTCCAGTTTCGATTTACACCAGATGCTCAAAACTATTCAGGATATGTTGAATGTGCGGGCGCAGGCGAAAAATTTGCGCTTAATTTTTGAACTCAGTCCCGACCTGCCCCAAGCCATCCAAACCGATGAAAATAAACTGCGGCAGGTGTTAATCAATCTGATTGGCAATGCCATCAAATTTACCAAAGAAGGTGGGGTTTCTGTGGTGGTAAAACCCTTAGGACGCACGGAGCGAAATTGTACCCTCCAATTTGCCGTAACGGATACCGGCGTGGGCATGACCCCTGAGGAATTGGGGCAATTATTTCAAGCCTTTGTGCAAACTGATACCAGCAAAAAAGTCAGCGAAGGCACGGGTTTAGGATTAGCCATTTCCCGTCAGTTTGTCCAGCTGATGGGTGGGGATATTACCGTCACCAGTGAAAAGGGCGTAGGTACTACTTTTAGTTTCACCATTCAAGCCGAATTAAGTAGTATTGAATCGGTGGCGGCATCAACCCCGAAAACAGTTAAATCTGTCGCACCAGGGCAACCCGAATATCGCCTACTCATCGTGGATGATAAGTTAGAAAATCGGCAAGTCTTAAAAGCCTTATTAGCGTCGGTGGGGTTAAGTTCCCGGGAAGCCACCAACGGTCAAGAAGCGATTGAAATCTGGCAAGCCTGGCAACCCCATCTGATCTGGATGGATTTACAAATGCCAGTAATGAACGGTATGGAAGCCACCAAGTATATTCGATCCCACGCTTCCGAAATTCCTAAACCTATTATCATTGCCCTTTCTGCCAGTGTCTTTGAGGAAGAAAAACGCCATGCTTTAGCGTCAGGATTTGATGATTTTGTGATGAAACCCTACCGAGAAGCTACTATTTTTGCTAAATTAGAGCAATTTTTAGGATTAAAATTTATCTACGAAACCGACCGTTCTCAAACGGCAACCGCATCGCCAACTTCCCCAGCCTTAACCCAGGCGGATTTGCAGGTGTTACCCAAGGATTGGTTACGGGAATTTCATCGTGCCGCCATTAGTCTCAATAACCGCAAAATGAATCAACTGATCAGCCAAATTAGTGCAGATAATGGGGAGTTAGCCACCACCCTGCAACGTATGGTCAAACAGGTGCAAATTGAGCCACTCATTGCCCTGATCGAACCCTTGATTGCTTAA